The following are encoded together in the Monodelphis domestica isolate mMonDom1 chromosome 5, mMonDom1.pri, whole genome shotgun sequence genome:
- the CCDC184 gene encoding coiled-coil domain-containing protein 184 isoform X1 — MEEGPLEILTKDGDLPGPLEVSAVPAVGDVISGEYNGGMKDLMEHLKAQLQALFEDVRAMRGALDEQASHIQVLSDDVCANQRAIVSMCQIMTTAPRQGLGAVSGPEGSDRGSPGVPDISLPKEWGCGSQDLEEEGKEVPGPATPTNRFESSENPCACLLEGDGPLLDAHDLPDIALLHLEGENSM; from the coding sequence ATGGAGGAGGGACCGCTGGAGATCCTGACCAAGGACGGTGACCTCCCGGGCCCCCTGGAGGTGTCCGCTGTGCCCGCGGTGGGGGACGTGATCTCGGGCGAATACAACGGCGGCATGAAGGACCTGATGGAACACCTGAAGGCCCAGCTGCAGGCCCTGTTCGAGGACGTGAGGGCCATGCGGGGGGCCCTGGACGAGCAGGCCTCGCACATCCAGGTGCTTTCCGACGACGTGTGCGCCAACCAGCGGGCCATAGTCTCCATGTGCCAGATCATGACCACCGCGCCCCGCCAGGGCCTGGGCGCGGTCAGTGGCCCCGAAGGGAGCGACCGGGGCTCGCCCGGAGTTCCTGACATCTCCCTTCCCAAGGAGTGGGGCTGTGGCTCGCAGGAtctggaggaggaagggaaggaagtgcCCGGCCCGGCCACACCCACTAATCGCTTTGAGAGCTCGGAGAACCCCTGTGCTTGTCTGCTGGAGGGGGACGGGCCACTCCTGGATGCTCACGACCTGCCTGACATAGCCCTGCTACATCTGGAGGGGGAGAACTCAATGTAA
- the CCDC184 gene encoding coiled-coil domain-containing protein 184 isoform X2: protein MEEGPLEILTKDGDLPGPLEVSAVPAVGDVISGEYNGGMKDLMEHLKAQLQALFEDVRAMRGALDEQASHIQVLSDDVCANQRAIVSMCQIMTTAPRQGLGAVSGPEGSDRGSPGVPDISLPKEWGCGSQDLEEEGKEVPGPATPTNRFESSENPCACLLEGDGPLLDAHDLPDIALLHLEGENSM, encoded by the coding sequence ATGGAGGAGGGACCGCTGGAGATCCTGACCAAGGACGGTGACCTCCCGGGCCCCCTGGAGGTGTCCGCTGTGCCCGCGGTGGGGGACGTGATCTCGGGCGAATACAACGGCGGCATGAAGGACCTGATGGAACACCTGAAGGCCCAGCTGCAGGCCCTGTTCGAGGACGTGAGGGCCATGCGGGGGGCCCTGGACGAGCAGGCCTCGCACATCCAGGTGCTTTCCGACGACGTGTGCGCCAACCAGCGGGCCATAGTCTCCATGTGCCAGATCATGACCACCGCGCCCCGCCAGGGCCTGGGCGCGGTCAGTGGCCCCGAAGGGAGCGACCGGGGCTCGCCCGGAGTTCCTGACATCTCCCTTCCCAAGGAGTGGGGCTGTGGCTCGCAGGAtctggaggaggaagggaaggaagtgcCCGGCCCGGCCACACCCACTAATCGCTTTGAGAGCTCGGAGAACCCCTGTGCTTGTCTGCTGGAGGGGGACGGGCCACTCCTGGATGCTCACGACCTGCCTGACATAGCCCTGCTACATCTGGAGGGGGAGAACTCAAT